The proteins below come from a single Burkholderia sp. FERM BP-3421 genomic window:
- a CDS encoding DNA-methyltransferase codes for MEEISNVLGFKSLSDYIRHLHNIAAKQDKKPERINGESYGPFSVAHETKLGKIYNGNSLEYLHHRAKPGSVNLIMTSPPFGLVRKKSYGNEDAAAYCDWFRPFAEGFNRVLRDDGSLVIDIGGAWKPGTPTRSLYHFKLLIMLCEEFGFHLAQEHYWWNPAKLPSPAEWVNIRRVRVKDAVNCVWWLSKTPYPKANNKRVLAPYSDSMKGLLKNGYKAKLRPSGHDISEKFSKDNGGSVPPNLLAIANTESNGQYQDYCRANEIDIHPARFPALLPEYFIRMLTDPGDLVVDPFAGSCVTGMVAENLRRKWACVELSSEYIRGGMARFQTGVEAARSRSANYSISTPCSQPADEAEVPLVANGGATR; via the coding sequence CGAATCAACGGCGAGAGTTATGGCCCCTTCTCAGTCGCCCACGAAACGAAGCTCGGCAAAATCTATAACGGCAACTCTCTCGAATATCTGCATCACCGCGCGAAGCCTGGCTCCGTCAACCTGATCATGACCTCGCCCCCCTTCGGCTTGGTCCGAAAAAAGTCCTACGGCAACGAAGATGCGGCCGCTTACTGCGACTGGTTCCGTCCGTTTGCCGAAGGGTTCAATCGCGTTCTGCGGGATGATGGCAGCCTCGTGATCGACATTGGTGGCGCGTGGAAGCCAGGCACGCCAACGCGCTCGCTCTATCATTTCAAGCTGTTGATCATGCTTTGCGAGGAGTTTGGCTTTCACCTTGCGCAGGAGCATTACTGGTGGAATCCAGCCAAGCTTCCGTCGCCTGCGGAGTGGGTCAACATTCGCCGGGTCCGCGTCAAAGACGCCGTCAATTGCGTGTGGTGGCTCTCGAAAACACCGTATCCGAAAGCGAACAACAAGCGAGTTCTCGCGCCGTATTCAGACTCGATGAAGGGGCTTTTGAAGAACGGCTACAAGGCGAAGCTGCGACCGTCCGGGCACGACATTTCGGAAAAGTTCTCGAAGGACAATGGCGGGTCGGTGCCTCCTAACTTGCTAGCCATCGCGAACACAGAGAGCAATGGGCAATATCAAGACTATTGCCGTGCGAACGAGATCGACATTCACCCCGCTCGCTTCCCTGCGCTGCTGCCAGAGTATTTCATCCGGATGCTGACCGATCCGGGCGATCTGGTGGTCGATCCATTCGCCGGGTCGTGCGTAACCGGAATGGTGGCGGAAAATCTGCGCCGAAAATGGGCTTGTGTTGAACTGTCGAGCGAATACATTCGCGGCGGCATGGCGCGCTTTCAAACCGGAGTCGAAGCTGCGCGCTCACGCTCCGCCAACTACTCGATCAGCACGCCTTGCTCGCAACCCGCGGACGAGGCAGAGGTGCCGTTGGTCGCGAACGGCGGAGCAACAAGATGA
- a CDS encoding AAA family ATPase, which translates to MSSKPPRWIVHIDATREVPVARLAQDSSGMTPPAATTPGYINNGSGKCALAAFRLMPAVKLGPANYKFPDEWEWIVQFAFAKALPVGTSGDVLTDFNVQDSTLSYKGRETPKTAYSIAHISLIRTMAEPEPIQLASGDLFTYEGATATLSAWLSDGNANFGVYSADSREDMERLQYDLGSVFEAEADAEIEPAQNLEVLPAPDLFGVPPVVYKLINAALAAGKRHFVFHGPPGTGKTTLAEYVAEQIAGDDLSEGEAPYTLLTASSSWSSQDLVGGYQPLGPGKMGFVPGAMLRDFHKPIIIDELNRCPIDKVIGPLFSVLSGQSTSLPYRVKVEDATSENYRILPKPNPSKGDHEFAPGPAWAMLCTLNQVDKSQLEQISFALSRRFTWIRIGIPEDPAAFVRERLEKLGLLKGIADAALPNPVADLWAIVNRHRELGGAPVIDFLKLAAAMDSDIDFLLAPTPTTQETFIVVMASTFLPLLDGISRAEAMDCSSAIVSAWGLSGAVAADVEQRFMELAP; encoded by the coding sequence GTGAGCAGCAAGCCGCCTCGATGGATCGTCCACATCGACGCGACACGCGAGGTTCCCGTCGCCCGGCTCGCGCAAGATTCGTCGGGCATGACACCTCCCGCCGCGACGACCCCTGGCTACATCAACAACGGCTCAGGCAAGTGCGCGCTCGCGGCGTTCCGGCTGATGCCGGCGGTCAAGCTGGGGCCGGCGAATTACAAGTTCCCGGACGAATGGGAGTGGATTGTCCAGTTCGCCTTTGCCAAGGCGTTGCCGGTCGGCACGTCGGGCGATGTCCTGACCGACTTCAACGTCCAGGACAGCACCTTGTCCTACAAAGGCCGAGAAACACCGAAGACGGCCTATTCCATCGCACACATCAGCCTGATCAGGACCATGGCGGAGCCCGAGCCCATCCAACTTGCTTCGGGCGATCTCTTCACCTACGAAGGCGCGACGGCCACGCTGTCGGCCTGGCTGAGCGACGGGAACGCGAACTTCGGCGTTTATTCGGCGGACAGCCGAGAGGACATGGAGCGGCTGCAATACGACCTTGGATCGGTGTTCGAGGCCGAGGCGGACGCCGAAATCGAGCCGGCGCAGAATTTGGAGGTGTTGCCGGCCCCGGATCTCTTCGGCGTTCCGCCGGTCGTCTACAAGCTGATCAACGCGGCCTTGGCCGCCGGCAAGCGGCATTTCGTCTTCCATGGGCCTCCGGGGACCGGCAAGACCACGCTCGCTGAATACGTGGCTGAGCAGATCGCGGGCGATGACCTGTCGGAGGGCGAGGCGCCCTATACGCTGCTGACGGCGTCGTCGTCATGGAGTTCGCAAGATCTCGTCGGCGGGTATCAGCCGCTCGGGCCGGGCAAGATGGGATTTGTGCCAGGCGCCATGCTGCGGGATTTTCACAAACCGATCATCATCGACGAGCTCAATCGCTGTCCGATCGACAAAGTGATCGGGCCGTTGTTCTCGGTTCTGAGCGGGCAATCGACTTCTTTGCCGTATCGGGTGAAGGTCGAGGACGCGACAAGCGAGAACTATCGCATCTTGCCCAAGCCGAACCCTTCCAAGGGCGATCACGAGTTCGCCCCCGGCCCTGCCTGGGCGATGTTGTGCACGCTCAATCAAGTCGACAAGTCGCAGTTGGAGCAGATCAGTTTCGCGCTGTCCCGGCGTTTCACATGGATTCGAATCGGCATACCCGAAGACCCGGCCGCTTTCGTCCGGGAGCGGCTCGAAAAGCTCGGGTTGTTGAAAGGCATCGCCGACGCCGCGCTGCCGAATCCGGTCGCCGACTTGTGGGCGATCGTCAATCGGCACCGCGAGCTGGGCGGGGCGCCAGTGATTGACTTCTTGAAGCTCGCGGCCGCGATGGACTCCGACATCGACTTTCTCTTGGCCCCGACGCCGACGACGCAAGAGACCTTTATCGTGGTGATGGCCTCGACGTTCTTGCCCTTGCTCGATGGCATCAGCCGCGCGGAAGCGATGGATTGCTCTTCGGCGATTGTTTCGGCGTGGGGGTTGTCGGGCGCCGTGGCTGCCGATGTCGAGCAGCGTTTTATGGAGCTTGCGCCCTGA
- a CDS encoding ArsR/SmtB family transcription factor has product METNQTIAALAALAHESRLAVFRALVQAGPEGMPAGQIATLLDVPPSSLSFHLKELAHAQLVTSRQEGRFVFYCANFETMNGLLAYLTENCCGGNPCLPTAACSTSREHQS; this is encoded by the coding sequence ATGGAAACGAACCAAACTATCGCCGCCCTCGCGGCACTCGCCCACGAGTCCCGGCTCGCGGTCTTCCGCGCCCTCGTACAGGCAGGACCGGAAGGCATGCCGGCCGGGCAGATTGCCACGCTGTTGGATGTGCCTCCGTCATCGCTCTCCTTTCATCTGAAGGAACTGGCCCATGCGCAGCTCGTCACCAGTCGTCAAGAAGGCCGCTTCGTCTTCTACTGCGCGAACTTCGAAACGATGAACGGGCTGCTGGCGTACCTCACGGAGAACTGCTGCGGCGGCAACCCATGCTTGCCGACAGCCGCCTGTTCGACGTCCAGGGAACACCAATCATGA
- the arsB gene encoding ACR3 family arsenite efflux transporter encodes MNTSNIAPPEKAAAKPSINFFERYLTVWVALCIVAGIALGQLLPGLFQQIGRMEYAQVNLPVGLLIWVMIIPMLVKVDFGALHEVRQHVKGIGVTLAVNWLVKPFSMAFLGWLFIRHLFAPMLPAEQLDSYIAGLILLAAAPCTAMVFVWSRLTSGDPLFTLSQVALNDSIMVIAFAPLVGLLLGMSAITVPWATLLTSVVLYIVIPVIIAQILRKQLLVSGHAAFDAAMTRIGPWSIAALLATLVLLFAFQGEAILKQPLVIALLAVPILIQVFFNSALAYWLNRAVGEKHSIACPSALIGASNFFELAVAAAISLFGFHSGAALATVVGVLIEVPVMLLVVRVVNQSKGWYECRT; translated from the coding sequence ATGAACACCTCCAACATTGCCCCACCGGAAAAGGCCGCTGCCAAGCCTTCCATCAATTTCTTCGAACGCTACCTGACCGTCTGGGTGGCGCTGTGCATCGTCGCCGGCATCGCGCTCGGTCAGTTGCTGCCGGGTCTGTTCCAGCAGATCGGCCGGATGGAATATGCGCAGGTCAATCTGCCGGTCGGGCTGTTGATCTGGGTGATGATCATCCCCATGCTCGTGAAGGTCGATTTCGGCGCACTGCATGAAGTGCGTCAGCACGTGAAAGGCATCGGCGTCACGCTTGCCGTGAACTGGCTCGTCAAACCGTTCTCGATGGCGTTTCTCGGCTGGCTGTTCATTCGGCATCTGTTCGCACCGATGCTGCCGGCCGAGCAGCTCGACAGCTACATCGCCGGCCTGATCCTGCTGGCCGCCGCACCGTGCACGGCCATGGTGTTCGTCTGGAGCAGACTGACGAGTGGCGATCCGCTGTTCACGCTATCGCAGGTCGCACTGAACGACAGCATCATGGTGATCGCGTTCGCGCCGCTGGTCGGGCTGCTGCTCGGGATGTCCGCGATTACGGTGCCGTGGGCGACGCTGCTCACGTCGGTCGTGCTCTACATCGTCATCCCGGTGATCATCGCGCAGATCCTGCGCAAACAGCTGCTCGTGAGCGGCCACGCGGCATTCGACGCTGCGATGACGAGGATCGGCCCCTGGTCGATCGCCGCGTTGCTGGCCACGCTCGTGCTGCTGTTCGCGTTCCAGGGCGAAGCGATCCTCAAGCAGCCGCTGGTGATCGCGCTGCTCGCGGTGCCGATCCTGATCCAGGTGTTCTTCAACTCTGCGCTGGCTTACTGGCTCAATCGCGCAGTCGGCGAGAAGCACAGCATCGCGTGCCCGTCAGCACTGATCGGCGCATCGAATTTCTTCGAGCTGGCGGTCGCGGCCGCGATCAGCCTGTTCGGTTTCCATTCCGGTGCAGCGCTGGCAACCGTCGTCGGCGTGCTGATCGAGGTGCCGGTGATGCTGCTGGTCGTGCGCGTCGTGAACCAGTCGAAGGGCTGGTACGAGTGCCGGACCTGA
- the arsC gene encoding arsenate reductase (glutaredoxin) (This arsenate reductase requires both glutathione and glutaredoxin to convert arsenate to arsenite, after which the efflux transporter formed by ArsA and ArsB can extrude the arsenite from the cell, providing resistance.), translating into MNDITIYHNPDCGTSRNVLALIRNSGDEPVVIEYLKTPPSRETLAKLLADAGLTVREVLREKGTPYAELGLGDPKWTDDQLLDFIGQHPILMNRPIVVTSIGTKLCRPSEAVLDILPNPQIGPFSKEDGEVVIDAEGRRV; encoded by the coding sequence ATGAACGACATCACGATCTATCACAACCCGGACTGCGGCACATCGCGCAACGTGCTGGCCCTGATCCGCAACAGCGGCGACGAACCGGTTGTCATCGAGTATCTCAAGACTCCGCCCTCGCGGGAAACGCTGGCCAAGCTGCTGGCCGATGCCGGCCTGACCGTGCGTGAGGTGCTGCGGGAAAAAGGCACGCCTTATGCGGAGCTGGGTTTGGGCGATCCGAAGTGGACTGACGACCAACTGCTCGATTTCATCGGGCAGCATCCGATCCTGATGAACCGGCCGATCGTCGTTACGTCGATCGGCACGAAGCTGTGCCGGCCGTCGGAAGCCGTGCTGGATATCCTGCCGAACCCACAGATCGGACCGTTCAGCAAAGAAGACGGTGAAGTTGTGATCGACGCGGAGGGCAGGCGTGTCTGA
- the arsH gene encoding arsenical resistance protein ArsH, which produces MSEQLNDLPHLDVTLFRAPDATRLRPAAPSTHPPRLLLLYGSLRERSFSRLLVEEAGRLLTAMGAEVRVFNPSGLPLPDDAPESHPKVVELRELVMWSEGMVWCSPERHGAMTGIMKSQIDWIPLSVGAVRPTQGKTLAVMQVSGGSQSFNAVNQMRVLGRWMRMLTIPNQSSVAKAFSEFDEAGRMKASAYYDRVVDVVEELVKFTLLTRDIGPYLVDRYSERKESAEDLSRRVNQRSI; this is translated from the coding sequence GTGTCTGAGCAATTGAACGATCTGCCTCACCTCGACGTCACGCTGTTTCGCGCGCCGGACGCCACGCGACTACGACCGGCGGCACCGTCGACTCACCCGCCCCGACTCCTGCTGCTTTACGGCTCGCTGCGTGAGCGCTCATTCAGCCGGCTGCTGGTCGAGGAAGCCGGGCGCCTGCTTACGGCGATGGGGGCCGAGGTCCGTGTGTTCAATCCGAGCGGCCTGCCGCTGCCCGATGATGCCCCCGAGAGCCACCCGAAAGTGGTCGAGCTTCGTGAACTGGTGATGTGGTCGGAAGGCATGGTTTGGTGCTCGCCGGAACGACACGGCGCGATGACCGGGATCATGAAGTCCCAGATCGACTGGATTCCGTTGTCGGTCGGTGCCGTCCGGCCGACGCAGGGCAAGACGCTCGCGGTGATGCAGGTCAGCGGCGGTTCGCAGTCGTTCAACGCAGTGAACCAGATGCGCGTGCTCGGACGCTGGATGCGCATGTTGACCATCCCGAACCAGTCGTCGGTGGCCAAGGCATTCTCGGAATTCGACGAAGCGGGCCGGATGAAGGCATCGGCCTATTACGACCGCGTCGTCGACGTCGTGGAAGAGCTGGTCAAGTTCACTCTGCTGACCCGAGACATCGGCCCCTATCTGGTCGACCGATACAGCGAGCGAAAGGAAAGCGCCGAAGACCTTTCTCGGCGCGTGAATCAGCGGAGTATCTAG
- a CDS encoding LysE family translocator, whose protein sequence is MSSHTYLLFLPACFALNMAFGPNNVLSLSNGARSGALHAVLASAGRLLAFALMIAITGFGLGALLIASETLFTLLKFGGAAYLVWLGIKMLRAKPVDPAAPPPDASAAEPLSRPALLKRHTKQEFYVAIGNPKAILVFTAFFPQFVDPMRYGASFSILGATFLLLEVVAIAVYALIGSRLRILATHPKGFQWLNRASGTLMIAFGVLLALFRKPTA, encoded by the coding sequence ATGTCCTCGCACACCTACCTGCTGTTCCTGCCGGCCTGCTTCGCCTTGAACATGGCCTTCGGCCCCAACAACGTCCTGTCGCTGTCGAACGGCGCGCGCAGCGGCGCGCTGCATGCGGTCCTCGCCTCGGCCGGCCGCCTGCTCGCCTTCGCGCTGATGATCGCGATCACCGGCTTCGGCCTCGGCGCGCTGCTGATCGCGTCCGAGACGCTGTTCACGCTGCTGAAATTCGGCGGCGCGGCCTATCTCGTCTGGCTCGGCATCAAGATGCTGCGTGCCAAACCCGTCGATCCGGCCGCGCCGCCGCCCGACGCATCGGCCGCCGAACCGCTCAGCCGCCCCGCGCTGCTCAAGCGCCACACCAAGCAGGAGTTCTACGTCGCGATCGGCAATCCCAAGGCGATCCTGGTCTTCACCGCGTTCTTCCCGCAGTTCGTCGATCCGATGCGCTACGGCGCCAGCTTCTCGATCCTCGGCGCCACCTTCCTGCTGCTGGAAGTGGTCGCCATCGCCGTCTACGCGCTGATCGGCTCGCGGCTGCGGATCCTGGCCACGCATCCCAAGGGCTTCCAGTGGCTCAACCGCGCGAGCGGCACGCTGATGATCGCCTTCGGCGTCCTGCTCGCGCTGTTCCGCAAACCGACCGCCTAA
- a CDS encoding ATP-binding protein, whose translation MPGKLKHLLTHGMAAGGVAFEPRRIKRYQHWLLYGGGVALSAFILLCALLVARLELHDYFSRKRSEFLQREAQLRVEMQQSEARLMRVARYAELVWDGWEQRGAASSESSGQPVGSLVVRDEQGGVQLAPHLLAELQANHGRLVLRDEGGEPRFVALAALSAKRPASYFSPYIATFLRQQEILPDQLKRNPRPFPGAYFMNPEGDFITTIGRQSAAALAAMSPQSVPALSRALNPDLGHADSAVEPQRRFGAIWTGPDRDPLLGRDIVHLAQTVFDARGRPFGTFSFVGPDRLRDIDLHHEPGETIAVIDARGRTVAGGALSREALDIALSAERGSPDGVVEEGNANGVFVIGDDLPESGWKLVSMFTWRTVALALAPRFAMIAAFALFGFGLLWTGIVLFDRRVLRPAHTRAIRLIESESLNRTLIRTAPVGLTLLSLADGDVMVRNDTMLAYQQALDGVSLGKRLWHAYREAEARGGRGARQVVGHELSIELRDAGLTHLTTNIVRVKYRGVDVLLCTLLDITARKQAEHTLREAREAADQANKAKSTFLATMSHEIRTPLNAIIGYLELMDREPLPAAQRRRLRTVASSSDTLLRVINDVLDLSKAESNQMSLEVIAFDLRRVLQDVAAIYRPLADAKGLTLECRIAAELPDGCRGDPTRLRQVLSNLVGNALKFTKRGGVTIDARLAAPYVEIRVSDTGIGIPEDSVPVLFDVYIQADNSIYRRFGGTGLGLPLCRRIVTLMQGEITVESRLGEGSTFAVRVPLPDAGPGWRAMAPQEAGGGAATPGAPGEAVEDDDAPVRVLVAEDHPASRALLRDQLNELGYDATIVTNGSEALRAFFEGRYDVVLTDLGMPELDGYALATCLREQRANVPVVAMTAHATEAEHRRCAAAGAAEVVLKPLSMATLDSVLRRHAAARRRAATAEADADAACVLTAEIRDALVAATRRSLAVIAGALPGGEADLIHVELHSMAGGFALAGNDAMTQQCARLERAVKQDGAAAMAATWDAFRAQVEQALGKLAA comes from the coding sequence ATGCCAGGAAAACTGAAGCACCTGCTGACGCACGGCATGGCGGCGGGCGGGGTGGCTTTCGAACCCAGACGGATCAAGCGCTACCAGCATTGGCTGTTGTATGGCGGCGGCGTCGCGCTCAGCGCGTTCATCCTGCTGTGCGCGCTGCTCGTCGCGCGACTCGAACTGCACGACTACTTCAGCCGGAAACGCTCGGAATTCCTGCAGCGCGAGGCCCAGTTGCGTGTCGAGATGCAGCAAAGCGAGGCGCGGCTGATGCGCGTCGCGCGTTACGCGGAGCTCGTGTGGGACGGCTGGGAGCAGCGCGGCGCGGCGTCGTCCGAGTCCTCCGGCCAGCCGGTCGGCAGCCTCGTCGTCCGCGACGAACAAGGCGGTGTTCAACTGGCGCCGCATCTGCTCGCGGAGTTGCAGGCGAACCACGGCAGGCTGGTGTTGCGCGACGAGGGCGGCGAGCCTCGTTTCGTCGCGCTCGCGGCCTTGTCGGCGAAGCGCCCGGCGAGTTACTTCTCGCCGTACATCGCGACGTTCCTGCGCCAGCAGGAGATATTGCCGGACCAGCTCAAGCGCAACCCACGTCCGTTTCCGGGTGCTTATTTCATGAACCCCGAAGGGGATTTCATCACGACCATCGGCAGGCAGTCGGCGGCCGCGCTGGCCGCGATGTCGCCGCAGAGCGTGCCGGCGCTGAGCCGTGCGCTGAACCCGGATCTTGGCCACGCCGATTCGGCCGTCGAGCCGCAACGCCGCTTCGGTGCGATCTGGACCGGCCCGGACCGCGATCCGCTGCTGGGGCGCGATATCGTGCATCTGGCCCAGACGGTGTTCGATGCGAGAGGGCGGCCATTCGGGACGTTCTCGTTCGTCGGCCCCGACCGCTTGCGCGATATCGACCTGCACCACGAACCGGGCGAGACGATCGCGGTCATCGACGCGCGCGGCCGGACCGTGGCCGGTGGCGCCTTGTCGCGCGAGGCCCTCGACATCGCGCTGTCCGCCGAGCGCGGGTCGCCCGATGGTGTGGTCGAGGAAGGCAACGCCAATGGCGTGTTCGTGATCGGCGACGACCTGCCGGAGTCGGGCTGGAAGCTGGTTTCCATGTTCACCTGGCGCACGGTGGCGCTCGCGCTGGCGCCGCGGTTCGCGATGATCGCGGCGTTCGCGTTGTTCGGCTTCGGGCTGCTGTGGACGGGCATCGTGCTGTTCGACAGGCGCGTGCTGCGGCCCGCGCACACGCGCGCGATTCGCCTGATCGAGAGCGAGTCGCTGAACCGTACGCTGATCCGCACGGCGCCCGTCGGCCTGACCTTGCTGTCGCTCGCGGACGGCGACGTGATGGTTCGCAACGACACGATGCTCGCGTACCAGCAGGCGCTCGACGGCGTGTCGCTGGGCAAGCGCTTGTGGCATGCCTATCGCGAGGCGGAAGCGCGCGGCGGCAGGGGGGCGAGACAGGTCGTCGGTCACGAGTTGTCGATCGAGCTGCGCGACGCGGGGCTCACGCACTTGACGACCAACATCGTGCGCGTGAAGTACCGCGGCGTCGACGTGCTGCTGTGCACGCTGCTCGACATCACCGCGCGCAAGCAGGCCGAGCACACGCTGCGGGAAGCGCGGGAGGCGGCCGACCAGGCCAACAAGGCGAAGTCGACCTTCCTCGCGACCATGAGCCATGAGATCCGCACGCCGCTGAACGCGATCATCGGCTATCTCGAACTGATGGATCGCGAACCGCTGCCGGCCGCGCAGCGGCGGCGGCTGCGGACCGTCGCGTCGTCGTCGGACACCTTGCTGCGCGTGATCAACGACGTGCTCGATCTGTCGAAAGCCGAGTCGAATCAGATGTCGCTCGAAGTGATCGCCTTCGATCTGCGGCGGGTGCTGCAGGACGTCGCCGCGATCTATCGTCCGCTGGCCGATGCCAAGGGGCTGACGCTCGAATGCCGGATCGCGGCGGAACTGCCCGACGGTTGCCGGGGCGATCCGACGCGGTTGCGGCAGGTGCTGTCGAATCTGGTCGGCAACGCGCTCAAGTTCACCAAGCGCGGCGGCGTGACGATCGATGCGCGGCTCGCGGCGCCCTATGTCGAGATCCGCGTATCGGATACGGGCATCGGGATTCCGGAGGACAGCGTGCCGGTCCTGTTCGATGTCTATATCCAGGCGGACAACTCGATCTATCGGCGCTTCGGCGGCACCGGGCTGGGCTTGCCGCTGTGCCGCCGCATCGTCACGCTGATGCAGGGCGAGATCACGGTCGAGAGCCGGCTGGGCGAGGGCTCGACGTTCGCGGTGCGCGTGCCGCTGCCGGATGCCGGGCCCGGCTGGCGCGCGATGGCGCCGCAGGAGGCGGGGGGCGGGGCGGCGACGCCTGGCGCACCGGGAGAAGCGGTGGAGGACGACGATGCACCGGTTCGCGTGCTGGTGGCGGAGGATCATCCGGCGAGCCGCGCGCTGCTGCGCGATCAGTTGAATGAGCTGGGCTACGATGCGACGATCGTCACGAACGGCAGCGAGGCGCTGCGCGCGTTTTTCGAGGGGCGCTACGACGTGGTGCTGACCGACCTCGGCATGCCCGAACTGGACGGCTATGCGCTCGCGACCTGCCTGCGCGAGCAGCGCGCGAACGTGCCGGTGGTGGCGATGACCGCGCATGCGACCGAGGCCGAGCACCGGCGTTGCGCGGCGGCCGGCGCGGCCGAGGTGGTGTTGAAGCCCTTGTCGATGGCGACGCTCGACAGCGTGCTGCGCCGGCATGCGGCCGCGCGGCGTCGCGCGGCGACCGCCGAGGCGGATGCGGACGCGGCCTGCGTGCTGACCGCGGAGATTCGCGATGCGCTGGTCGCCGCGACGCGCCGCTCGTTGGCCGTGATCGCCGGGGCGTTGCCGGGCGGCGAAGCGGACCTGATCCATGTCGAGCTGCACTCGATGGCGGGCGGCTTCGCGCTGGCGGGCAACGATGCGATGACCCAGCAATGCGCGCGGCTCGAACGCGCGGTGAAGCAGGACGGTGCGGCGGCGATGGCCGCGACCTGGGACGCGTTCCGCGCGCAGGTGGAGCAGGCGCTCGGGAAGCTGGCCGCGTAG
- a CDS encoding response regulator, translating into MKEFCVRVMVADDHPAVALGIAQAMNGITTIKLAGTVSNSTDLVTALDAHSCDVLVLDYVMPGGKYGDGLVLLSFLQRRYPALRIVTITMIDNPSVLRAIQKQGVSCVLSKSDATSHLVGAVHAAYVRGNYLSPSIKKLLDNVELSGTTRELTAREIEVVRLFCAGYTVGEIATQLHRSKQTISSQKSSAMKKLGIVRDADLIRYKGDVDVSSSGDVSVGN; encoded by the coding sequence ATGAAGGAATTCTGTGTTCGTGTGATGGTGGCGGATGATCATCCGGCGGTCGCGCTCGGCATCGCGCAGGCGATGAACGGGATCACGACGATCAAGCTGGCTGGTACGGTCTCGAATTCGACCGATCTGGTCACGGCGCTCGACGCGCATTCGTGCGACGTGCTCGTCCTTGATTATGTGATGCCGGGCGGCAAGTACGGCGACGGCCTCGTGCTGCTGTCGTTCCTGCAGCGGCGATATCCGGCACTGCGGATCGTCACGATCACGATGATCGACAACCCGAGCGTGCTGCGCGCGATCCAGAAGCAGGGCGTGAGCTGCGTTCTCAGCAAGTCGGATGCGACCTCCCATCTGGTGGGGGCGGTGCATGCGGCCTACGTGCGTGGCAATTACCTGTCGCCGTCGATCAAGAAGCTGCTCGACAACGTCGAGCTGAGCGGCACGACGCGCGAGCTGACCGCCCGCGAGATCGAGGTGGTGCGGCTGTTCTGCGCCGGCTATACGGTTGGCGAGATCGCGACGCAGCTGCATCGCAGCAAGCAGACCATCAGTTCCCAGAAGTCGAGTGCGATGAAGAAGCTCGGCATCGTGCGGGATGCCGACCTGATCCGCTACAAGGGCGACGTCGACGTATCGTCGTCCGGCGACGTTTCGGTGGGGAACTAG